In Granulicella mallensis MP5ACTX8, the sequence CGGGATGGCCTTCGGTAACAGACTCACTGGTGAAGAGAAAACGGTCGGTTGATGTAGACAAAGCGTGAAGCTCCTTGAGTCAGATAGCCGGACCCGCCTTGCGCCCCTTTTCAGGATGCGCCGGACGCCCGACGACCGGCTGTTTCACCGCACACACTCGCGAGGTTTGCGAGCAGATTTGGCACACTCCGGTCGTTCCATCAGAGCCGAAATGAATCGGTTAGGCGGAACCTGTCTATTCTACCTGCACATCCCTCCCCGGCCAAAGGCGAACATCCAGCCGTCGAAATCCGGCCCTGAGAGGCGCCAGGGGCCATCCAACGGAAAAAGGGCGCCCGCCGAAGCGGACGCCCTGGAATGTATACCGACCTCAATCCTGCCTTAGAAGCGGTATTTGGCCGAGAATTGGAACTGTCTTGCAGGGGAAAGCGAGGCCGTGATCTGACCGAAAGTAGTGCTGCTCACGGAGGCTGCCGGTTCTGCATAGCTCACGATATTGAACGCATTGAAGGCATCTACGCGGAACAGGATGACCTGCTCCTTATAGGTCCTGAACTCTTTGAACAGGGACATATCGATGATGCGGTATCCCGGCGCTCGCTCAGTGTTTACACGAGCGGTGCCGAACGTGTTGGTAAGGTCCGGGCCATAGGCGCATGGCTGTCTTACACCATTGACGACCTGTGCGCCCGTGCATGGGACCGCAGAAGGATCGGTACCAAACCAGTGGAGCAGGCTGCGGTTCCGAACAATCAACGGACCGTATTGATTGGCACGGGCCGTGGAGTTGTTGGTGTTGGATACGTTCGTGCTGGTGATCGTCACCGGGAAACCGGAGTACAGGATGGCGTCTCCGGAGAGCTTCCAACCGCCGATCGCTTCATCCAGCACGCGGTTCCAGTGAGCGCCAAACTGCCTGCCATGTCCAAAAGGCAGTTGGTAGACAGCCGTAAAGTTGACCGCATTCCGTGTATCGAAACCCGAGACACCGTAATCTCCATGCGGATCATAGACGTTTTGCGGGAATACGCTTGCACCATCCACACCAGTAACACCGTAGAACCCCGGATTGTTGGTCATGGATTTGGACCAGGTGTAGTTGAAGGTGTACTCCAGCCCATTGTTCTGCTGGTGGCGAATCGTCGTCTGCATCGCGTTGTAGTTCGAGTAGCCCTCGGACTGCGTGAGATAGACGAGGCCTCCTGCGCCAACGAGATTGAAGTACGGGCTCGAAGACGGCACATTCGGTGTCGTGTATTGATTGATGTTCTCGGGAACGATCAGGTGCTGCCCCAACTGTCCGACATAGGCAATCTGGGCGGAGGTATTGCTGTTGAGCAGAAACTGAGTCGTGAGGTTGAACTGCTGGATCAGAGCCGGGCGCAGCCGATGAGACCAGGCTTCGTAGCGCGTGCTGGAGACTTGAACGTTGCCCGGAGCCTGAGCAAATCCGTTCTCAACCGGAGTCGGCGTTCCTCCAGAGGTTGCGGTCGGCGTCAAACCCGTGTTCGAAAACTGGAAAATAAAGGGAGCATTCTGCGAGAGACGGAGATTGGCTCCCGTGCCTTCGAGGTCGTCGGTAATGCCATAGCCGCCGCGGATAACCACGCCCGGATTCATCTGATAGGCGAAGCCGATACGAGGCATCCAACCAGCATAGAAAGGGTTATACAGGGCACGACTATTGCCGTTCTGTCCTGCAAACTCCAGGCAGTTCGGGCAGGAGGCAGGATTGTCGGTATTGACGTTAACTTCCTTGTTGTTGACCTCGTAGATGGGCTGGTCGTAGCCATAACGAAGACCCAGATTCAGGGTAAGGTTTGGCAGGATCTTCCAGTCATCCTGTGCGTAGAACGCCAGGCGGTATTGACGCTGTCCAACACGGCCGGAGACACCACTCACGCCCTGTGACGACGAGTCGTCCAGAACAAAGTCCGCATAACCATAGCCGGTAGTTTTGGGTCCCCCTACAACGGCAGCGGTCGCATTCTTGGTAAAAGCTCCGTTGTAGGAGAACTGTCCGAGAACACCATTGGTGCTGGGATAGTAGTTGTTCTGCTGATAGCGAAGAATCTCAGCACCGACCTTGATGATGTGTTTGCCGCGCAACCAGACCACGTTGTCGCCGTAGTCGAAGGTGTTGTCGTAATAAGTCGTGCCCGCGCCCTTGGTTCCGATGTTGCTCTCAGAGCTGGAGAAGTTCATCAGACTGAAGCCGGAATAAGGCTGGTCGGCAAAGGGAATGCCGACGGTCGCATTGCCGGACGTGCCAAATAGACCCGTGGAGTCGATCGGAGCGCCCTGAAGCCACGCTACGCGCGTGTAGCCGGCACGGAACTCGTTCTGTAGTGCGCTCGTGAAGGTGTGGACTTCGTTGATCACTCCACCGATGAAGGGGTACTCGTTCCCTCCAGGAAAGGTAATGGGCAACACAGTCTTCGGAGTCGCGTCCCAGGCATCTCCCATGGAGAAGCGAGCGTTGATGCTGTCTTTCGTTCCCAGGACGTAGTCGATGCGCGTATCACCCTGGTTGTTGACCGTGACCGTCTTGGAAGAGCCGATATAGTTTCCTGAGTCGGGCGATGATGTTGGAGAAGAAAGAGCGTGGTTCGGCAAAGGATAGATCTCTGGATGCGCGAACAGGAACTTCGCTACAGGGTTGAGAATCGGAATCTGATTATTGACGTACGGCGTTGCAGGAGTAAGTCCATTGTGCGTGTCATAGAACTGCACATAGTTGGCCGGAAGAAGGCCTGTATTTCCTGATCCCAGGAATTCGGAGAAATCGCCAGTGCGCATCCTGGCGGTTGGCACGGTAGCCGTTGCAGAGCCTCCGGCGCTGTTTCTGTAGCCTTCATAGTCCACAAAGAAGAAGAGCTTATCTTTATAAATCGGACCGCCGAACGTTGCGCCGAACTGGTTCTGATGAAAGAAACCTTTGGGGGTGTGGTTGTAGTTATTGCTCCAGAGGTTCGCCGTCAGGTCCTGGTTCTCATAAAACGAGTACAGGCTGCCGTGGAACTTATTCGTTCCCCCTTTGGTCACCATAATGACTTCGCCACCATTGACGTTGCCATACTCGGCACTGGCATTGCCGGTAATGACGCGAATCTCCTGCAGAGCCTCAGGCGCGGGGTTGTAGCCGATGACATTGTTCAGTGTTTCGTTGATTTCGACGCCATCAAGAACGTAATTATTGGTCTGCTGCCGATTGCCGTTGAAAGAAGGGATCGAAGTAGGGGTCAGGTCTCGCTCTGTTCCATTCGTGCCGCCGACGAGGTCATAGGTAGGATTGACCGCACCAGCTACGAACATCGTCGCCGCAGAGAAATTCTGACCGCTCAGCGGAAGACTTTCCAGAGTGTTCGCGGTGATCGTAGTGCCAAGGGCGGAGTCCTGGGTCTGGAGCACAGAACCGGAGTCGGCAGCGACATCGACGGTCGTAGTAACTTCGCCGACCTGGAGCTTTAAGTCGATCTTGGCGATCTGGTCGATCTCCAGGGTGAAGGGACGATCCGCGGTAACACTGAAGCCAGGTTTGGTAGCTGAAACCACATAGGTGCCGATGGGCAAAACCTGAAGGTTATAGGTGCCGCTGCGGTCTGTGCGGGTAGTCGTCACGACGTTGGTATCGACATTGCGAGCCATAATCTTTGCGTCTGCAACAGCCGCTCCGCTCTGATCCACAACGAGGCCGCGAATAGACCCTGTTACCGTCTGCGCCCGAGCTACATGACAAACGCTGGCAAGCACCAGCAGCATTACGACCCATACGGTACAACACTTGAAACGCGTCAACATAAAAAGGCTCCCCTAAAATACCCGACAGCTTCTTGCAAAAGCTCTACCAACGTCTCACCCTGATCCCATGCAAACTACGACCAGAGAATCCTCGGCTCCGCCAGAACCGGCAAATATCCCGCGCAAAAGCGCGCCGTCTCCACGATGCACATAAACCTGGTGGCCGGCTGCTCTATCTGGTCCTCCGGCCTTGCCCTCAACACCCACTTCAGCAATCAGGAAAATAAAAAAGATGCCACAGCCGCTGAGATCCGGGAGATCACTGGCTGCGTTGGTCTTCTGGTTACGGATTCCGATAAGTCCAGGTTCCGTTTTGCTGAAATGAAGATTCCATTATGCGCTGAAATTGTTTTTCCTGCGATTTCCTTTCAGGAAGGAATCAGCAGTTTTACCTGTCGATACTGAGGATCGGCTCAAAGAGCCGTCGAATAAAAGAACGATAAACAATACAGCGCGAAGCGCGTTCCCTGACGATTTAGAGCGAATATCAAGCTCGCTGCATGCATAGTTTTTGTTTTGCATTTCCCCACAGAAGCGTCATCCTGAGCGGAGCGTCCCGGTATTTGGGGACGCGGAGTCGAAGGACCCCGAGGGTTGACCTCTTACCTATACCCTTTGCCCCTTTTCAACCTCAAGCGCTCGAGCCTGGATTTTCGTGCTGGAAAAGGTCCCGACCTCTTGGGAGAGATTAAGTCCTTCGGGGTCCTTCGACTCCGCACCTCGCAAAAAGCGCGAGGGCTCCGCTCAGGATGACGTCTCTGTGGGCGAACAAAATAGGAGATTCGTTGTTGTTCCGATTCCTCAGGACACTGCCCAAAGCCCCATTCTCTCCTGCTCCTGATTCCGTAGCCTCAAGGCGATTGCCGCCCCCACCCTAGAAATCCAGCCGCAGACCAAACTGCATACGCCGGTACGTGGAGACCGTTGAGTTATAGGCGCCGAAGGCCTGGTTGGCGATATGCGCGGTCAATCCATTCCCGCTGACGTCAAAGCGAGCGGAATTGGTGACGTTATAAACCTCAGCCGCAAACCTGAGCTTTAGCCTGCTCCCCATATTCCAGCTCTTGGTGAGCGAGGAGTCGATGTCGAAGATGCCGTCGCCGCGAAAGTTATTGCGCTGTCCTGCCTCTCCTGCATAAGGAAGCCGAACAGGACCGTTGCCGGTGTAAATGCCGCTCGTAACAGCACTGGTGGTAGCGGCATCGAAGACGTGGGGAATGCCAGCGACAAAGTTTTTCTTCGTATTGACGTTGCCCACTTTGAACGCAAAGCCCGGATCGTTATAGTTCGTCGGGAACGCGGGCGAGTTGAGCGTGAAGGGCAATCCGCTGGTCCAGCGAGCAAGGCCGGACCACTGCCAGCCGCCAATAAAAGCGTCCACGATGTGCTTCGAGCTACCAAGCAAAGCCCTGTTACGACCGACGGGCAGGACATAGACCCAGTCCCCGGTGATCAGGCTACGGGTGTCGAAGTCCGAAGGTCCCTTGTTGAGCTTGGGATTCCAGGTGTTCTGAATCGCGAAGTTGGTATACGAGCCGTCCGTGTTCCCTTCCTGGCTGGCGCGCTCCGTCTCTGAGCCCATATCGAGCGACTTGGAGAAGGTGTAGCTGGCATCAATCGTCAGGCCGTGCGAAGCAGGGTGGCGGAGCGTGAACTGCAGGGCGTTATAGGAGCTGGTCCCGATGGAATCCCACGCATAGAGCGAGGAGAACTGGCTGCTCCAGAAGCGGGATTGCGCGGGGCCGTTGGCGAAACAACTGCACACCATGTTCTCCAGCAGTGCGAGAGAGAAGGTCTCACCGTTGGTATAGCGCTCAGGAGCCCACGTGTTATTGAAGACTGACTGGGTGGCACTCTCCCCCGGGTAGTCGAGGCCCTTCATATAGGGAAAGACATTCTCGAAGTATGGAATAGGCGCAACATTCGCCACCTTCTGAGTGCTTCCGTTGAACTTTCCATAGGGTGCAGCATCCACCGCAGCAGAGAGCTTGGCAGCAGCGGTGAAGTAATCGCCGCCCCCCTGAGGGTCGACGTAGTTAACCGGTTCCGCCATGTCGACCTGCTGGAGGAGATGACGTCCTAGACGACCGACGTAGGCCTCCTCAAAGACGAAGCCCTTGGGGAATTCATGCTGGATCGAGACGTTGAAAGCCTCGGCATAGGGAGTCTTGAGGCGGTTGTCGAGACCCCATTCGATCCCGAATCCATCGGCCGGAGGCGTAAATGGAAAGGATTGAGTCGGAGAAAGGGCCGGCAGAGGAATATTGGGAAGGTTGTGTGGGCCGGTAAAGCGGGGAGCAGTTTCGAAGCCCAGTTGCCCAGCCTGGTTGGAGCTGAAGGCGCTGACACCGAAGGAGCCTTCCTGGTCGAAGGAGTTCACGAGGGCCTCGCCGTAGTGATCAAAGTACATGCCGAAGCTGGCCCGGATGGACGTCTTGGGATCGGGTGCAAAGACCACCCCGATACGAGGCGCGAAGTTGGCCTTCTGCTTGGGCCAGTAACCCGGCTTTCCGTTGGCCTTACCAGCCGGGGCAAAGGAGATCAAAGGCTCGTAGATCTGTCCCTGCTGTGCGGCGGATTCGCGCTCCTTGTACCAGGCATCGGTATCGATCGTTGGCGCGACCTGCTGGCCATTGGTCTCATAGGGAGTCTGCAGGACGGTATGCCGCACGCCAAAGGTAAACGTCAGGTTGGAACGGGCGTGCCAGGTGTCCTGCAGAAAATATTCAAATTCGTTGTCGCGGAAACTCTTATTGACGAAGCCCCCATCGGGTATGGCCGTGGCAGAGTTAGGACCAGTCACCTGGTAGTTGTAGAAGTTCGTAAGCTCCGGAACTACGCCCATGAGGCCGCTGTACGCGTACATCCAGGAGTTCGTAAAGTTTGCGTTGATGCCGCCAGCCGGGAGCGGCAAGGTAGAAGCGTTGGCATAGGCGGGATTGGTTTCGGCGCTATCGAAGGAGTTCGCATCGGTGCCGTGCTGGTTGGTAATCATGCGCCAGTTGCCGCCAAACGCAAAGGTGTGCGAGCCCTTGTTCCAGTTCAAGGTGTCGGTGATGTTGTTCACCGGGACATGAAGGATGGTGTTGCGGGTCAGCGCTGTGGGTTGGGTAAATCCAACGACAGTAACGTAATCGCCGGCGCCCTGCCCGCTGATCTGGTATCCCTGGCGAATGTAGCCATAACGCAGGTCATTGACGATGCGGGCAGTAGGAATCCAGGTATAACCGGCGGAGATCCCTTTCGTGTTGTCGTCTGTGTAGCTGGCAGCAGGCTGCCCAGGAAGATTCTCCGGTGCGGACGTCGTGTCCTTCTGCAGGTTTCCGCGAACGAAGATATGGTTCGCACCATTCGGGTTGTAGTCGATCTTGAGGATGCTCGTATTGAGAGTAGAGGGCGCCGGCGACGTAAAGATATATGCGCCGCTGTTGAGTCCGTCGCCGAGAATGGGATTCGACGTAGGCGCAACGGCAGGCACGTTCGCATAGTAGGCGAGGATGGCAGCATTGGCTCCGGGGCCCGCAGGGCAGACCGGCGCTCCATTGAACGTATTGCCGGTGCAGGCTGAATCCAGCTTCGCAACCTGCGCAGCAGTCAACGTCTGGACATTCCCATTGAGGTCGGGGTAACTCAACTCTCCCTGCATAAAGGTGGTCGTGGGTACCGTGTCCTTGACGACCGCATCGATGGCCTGGCGCTGTCCTTCGTAGTTGAAGAAGTAGAAGAGCTTGTCCTTCTTGATGGGCCCGCCGATGCTGCCGCCAAAGGTGTTCAGAACATACTTCTGGGGGATATTCGGTTGTGCCGGCGAAGTAGCCAGCTGATCGTACTTGTTGAAAAAATCGTTGGCGACAGTGTTCGTAGGGCGGTAGTACTCATACAGTGCGCCATGGTACTGATTGGTTCCGGACTTGGTGACCAGATTGATCTGAGCACCGGAGGAGCGGCCCGCCTCAGCGGTGCCATTGGAGGTCGTGACGCGAAACTCCTCGGTGGAATCGAGGGTAGAGCGCAGGATACCGGTGAAGGCTGTGCCATTAATCTGATCGTTGTCATCCAGACCGTCCAGCGTAATGTTGCCCTGGTCCGAGCGGCCTCCGGCAACGGAGCCCTGGCGGCTATCGGCAGTGCTCGCAGTCTGTCCCAGATAGAGCACGCCAGGCTGCAGGCTGAGCAGGGAGACGGGATTGCGGCCCTCCATCGGCAGTGCCTGGATCGTCGTGTTTCCGACGGAGTTGCCCATGCTGGCATCCGTAAGATTGAGGGTTTGGGTGGCCGCGCTAACGTCCACCGTTATGGTGTCGGACTTTACGCTGAGGGTAAAGTCGATAGTGGCCGGCTGGTTGACGAGCAGTTCGGCAGTCCGGTTCTGCGGAGCAAAGCCACCGGCAGTAAGGGTAATGAGGTAGTGCGCCGGAGCGATGACCGGAAAGATGTAAAAGCCGGAGGCATTGGTGACAGCACGATAGGTATTGTTGGTCGCATTGTCCAGAAGCGTAACGGAGGTGCCCGGAACCAGTGCACCGCTCGAATCCTTCACAACCCCGCGTAGTGAAGTCGTTGCGGTTTGAGAAACGGCGCTAACCGTACAAAGACAAATCAACATCAGGACAACTGCACGAACACCACCCATCAAAAAACCCCTCCAGAGAGATAACGGTCAAGCAGCGTGTTGCCGCGCCTCTTTAGAAATGAGTTTTGACAAGAAATGCAGTAGATACACCAGGGCTACCGGGGGCGCGTGCTGCTCAATCATGAACCTTTGAAAGATAGAGACGTACGCCAACGGGAAATTGACGCAGGCTCGTTCTCAGGTGACGGGCAGGGACATCAGTCGCTAGATTCTTGTTTTGAAGGGGCGGGCCTTCAGCGTTAGCTTGAACCTGAGAATTTGAGGGCACGCCCTAACAGGCGCCAGTCCCCTGCAATCCCGAACCAGGATTCTCCAGCAGCCGGAGCATACTCGAGGAAAACACGCCGTAGGGACGGACTCCAGGCTGAATGACGTAGTGCCAGGTCACCCAGGCCAGCGCGACAAGAACGATCAGAAGCAGCAGCACGCCCCACCAGCGCTGGCGCATGCCCGTTCCCATCTGTACGCGATTGCGCTTTACGTTTTCCGCAAAGACCGCCCAGTCCCGCTCATCGCTACTGGTATGGGTGCTGGCGGCAAACCGCGCGAGCCACGACTCCTCCGCGATTCCCAGGTGGCGGCAGTAGCTGCTGACAATCCCCTTATTGAAGACGCCACCGGGCAGGCCGCTGAAGTTGTCGGCCTCCAGGGCGCACAAAAAGCGCGACGGCACCTTTGTGCCCTGTGCGAGCTCTTCCAGCGACACCCCGCGGTTTTCACGTTCCAGTTGCAAGTCTCTGCCGAAGGACACCTTCGATCTCCAACGGTTCGGCCTATGCGAACCGTGTCGCCATACTGGCGGACCCGATCACTGCTACAAGAGCAGATCGACATTACTGTGGCCCTGCGAAGACCGTGCCGTGGCGCTCCTGGAGCCCACGCAAGTATCTTTCGCTCCTGTATCTACCTCTTGTGAAACCGTCTGCCCCCATTACCTGTTCCGGAAGGAGCCAGCATATATCCCATGCCAGAATGCCACGAACTATATAAAGATCGCGAATGAGCATTCACTACCGCACCTAAATCGTTACGGGTGCTTCCACTCATACTAATAAAGAAGTTACCCCCGACTGCAAACTCGCAATCGAAGCGTTTGTTATTCTGAAGCAACTTGATGCGCACCCCAGGCCGCTCTTCATCGACCGCGGAAGCCAGTCCCTACGCGCGTCACCTGCCTCAACTCGACGGGATTCGCGGGTTGGCCGTTCTAGGTGTAACTGCCTCTCATCTCTTCCCTGGGAACCCCCACTCGGCTGGAACCCGCGCCATCGCGTCGCTGTTCGCCTTTGGCGCAACCGGCGTAGATCTCTTCTTTGTTCTGTCCGGTTTTCTCATTACGGGGATACTCTACGATTCCCTTCAAGATCCACATTTCTTTCGCAAGTTTTACGCACGGCGCGTACTGCGTATCTTCCCTCTGTACTATGGGGTCCTGATTCTCTATATCGTTGCTGGATTGGTATACGGCCTCTCCTGGAACCGGGAGTTGTGGTCGTTAGGGCTATACCTGCAGAACACGAGTCTGATCGCCATCCCCGTGGCGGCTTATACAGGATCCCTGCCGCTGGGCCACTTCTGGTCTCTGGCGGTCGAAGAGCAGTTTTATCTCGTTTGGCCGCTGCTGGTCTATCTCACACGCACGCGTCTGAACCTGCTGCGAATCTGCGCCCTCAGCCTGGTCGTCTGTCCATTGGCACGACTGGGGTGCTGGATGCACGGCGCGGGATATTTCACCGTCCACAACAACACCTTTTGCCGTGCGGACACCCTCCTGGCCGGGGCGGCACTTGCTCTTTTGCTTCGCAGCCGGGCCCATGACAAGGTTTTGCGCGTTGCTCCCTTCTTTGTCATCCCGTGCATTCTGGCGGCGGTGTTTTTGCGGGCGGCGATCCCTCCAGGAGGGGGCATCCTCCCATCATTCTGGCCGACTTTTCAGCTTGCCTTCCGCTATACACTGGTGGCCGCGGGATACGCAGGGCTCATCGCCTGGTCCCTGGCAAGCTCCATAGGCCAGCGTCTCCTCGAGGTCCGGCCGCTGCGGAGCCTGGGAAAGTACAGCTATGGCCTTTATGTTCTGCACTTGATCCTTTTCAGCTACCTGCAGGCTCCTCTGAAAAGAGCTATCGCCGTCTACCTCACCCCCAATAAAGGGGTTGAGGTGGTGCTCACAGGATGCCTGGTCTTTGCGATCTCCCTGGGGGCAGCGTATCTCTCCTATCATCTCTATGAGAAACGATTCCTGCGCCTGAAGCGGTTCTTCGACTATCGGCCTCATTTTGCCCCCACAGTGACGTCATCCTGAGTGGAGCACTTCGCGCTTTTGCGAGGTGGGTCGGAGGGTGGTTGTTTTTCTTGTTGTCCTTCTCGCAGGAAGGACAACAAGAAAAGCAAAAACAGGTTTCCCAGGTCGATCATGGCATTCCTGTCAAAACAACAGGATGCCGGCGGACCAGCGAATTTGCTTTGCTAGAATGAGATGTCCAATGCATATCCCTTATCCAGAGCGGATTTCCTATGCTTGGGCCACCACGTTCGCCACGGCACTTTTCATTGTGCAAATCTTCGAGCAAACGCAACTGATGTTTGCGCTCTGCGCCTTCGCCTTCATTCTTACCGCGACGGCGGCTTTCAATATCGCTGGAGGCCTCGATCGCCCCGTAGGCGCCTACATCTTCTTTAATGCCACGCTCACAGCCATCGTAGGTCTTGTCGTGAAAGCGTGCGTAGGGGAACCAGCCAGCAGCAACCTGATTAACCCCGAGCGCACGATGGAGGTCTACCTCTTCGGGATGCTCGCGATGCTGTTCGGGGCCTATGTCGAAAGCCGCTTCCGGCCCCGTAAATCCTTTATTCAAGCCCGGCTTCCCATGCCGAGTCTGCGCTCTGTCTATATAGGCTCAACAGCTATAGCCCTGTTCCTCAAGGTCATTTACGCGCTTGCCGCATTAGGACTGATATCGGGCAGCCTCATCCAGACTATTTATAACGGCGATCACTTTTTGCCCTTCGCTCTGATTCTGGGCGTGATGTATACCATTCGCTCCAGCCATGGACAGCGCAGCATCACCCCCTGGCTGTTCTTCCTGTTTGCGCTTTCAACGGGAGAAGGCCTCTTGAGTTTTTCCAAGCAGGCTCTCTTCGCTCCCGCCTTCTGTTGGGTTCTCGCGGCCGCAATATGCCGCTACAGGCTGAAGATCGTTAACATCATCTCGCTCGTGATCGTTGCTTACGTAGCCTACACGTACGCGACTCCTTACTCACAATACGGCAGAATCTTCAACGAGGGGGGTGAGGTAGAGAATGCAAGGCTCGCCGTCCATCTGCTTACCCACATGGATGAAGTCGTCAAGGCAAATGCAGAAAACACCGCGGGCGTATACGGCAAGTTGGCTTACTACAATCACTCCATGGGTCTCTTTGACAGGCTTCAGATGCTGTCGCCCGATGATGCGCTCATTGGAGTAACGGAACAATACGGCCCCATGGGTTATGAGCCATTGGTGGAAAGTGCGGAAAACATTATTCCTCGCGTCTTCTGGCCCGATAAACCTTTCGTCTACTTTGGCAACCTCTACGGACACCAGGTCGGCGCCATCACCGACGACGATGTTTACACTAGCGTCTCTTTTGGAGTCTCCGCCGATCTCTATCGGGAAGGCGGGTTGACCGGCGTGCTTCTCGTTGCGCCTCTTTGTATGGCTGCTATCTTTTTTGTCGTCTCCTGGTTCCTGGGCGATGTCCGGAGTCATCCCGCCGCGATCATTGCGGTCCTGGTCGTCGCACATACGGGTCCGGAGGGCGCTGTGGGCGGGCTTTTCGGCATGGTGGCCACGACACAATACATGGTGATTCTCGCCTTTGCCTGCAGGTACGTCCTTCCGGTCGTCAGCTCTATCTTTGATCCTGAAAAGGCCGCGCCTCCAACCGCCGAACGCACCTTCGGCATGGCATGATTATCAAAAAGCTGGTGCCTTTCCCGGTCACAATTGGAAATTTAGCGTAACCCTATGAACAAACTCATTGTCGGCAATCTGGTCCATCGTCCGCTTCGCTCGGTCATCAGCGCCTTCGCTGTCGCCATCGAAGTCATCATGATTCTCTCGGTTGTGGCGATCTTTTACGGCATCCTCAACGGGTCCCGCGCACAGACCTCCGGCATCGGCGGGGACATGATTGTGCACCCCGGCGCCGCCAGTGCTCTCATGAACACCAGTTCTGCCTCTGCCGACGTCCGCGTCGCCGATGTGCTCGCCAAGCTGCCGCACGTGCAGGTCGTCTCCCCGGTCTACATCAAGCTCACGGCCGGAACCTCACTGGAGACCGTTTACGGTATCGACTTCAACTCCTTCAACGCGCTCCGGGCCTTTACCTTCGTATCGGGCGGCCCCTTCAAAGGCCCCGACGATCTCATCATCGACGACCTGCAGGCAGCCGCAACGCCGCATCTCAACGTCGGCGACTCTGTAAAGGTGCTCAACCACAACTTCAAGGTCTGCGGCATCGTCGAGCATGGCAAAGGTAGCCGCAAATTCATCCCTCTCCAGACCATGGAGGCCCTCGACAACAGCCCCGGCAAGGCCACCATGTTCTATCTCCGCACAGAGGAGCAGCCGCAGTATCAGGAGGCGATCCGCAGCGAAATTCTCCATACCGACGGATTGCAGGACTGGAGTGTCCAGACCATGCAGGAGTTCCTCTCCACCCTCACTCCCGACCATCTGCCCGGCTTCAACATCGCGCTCAGAGTTGTCATCAGCATTGCGACGATCATCGGGTTCATGGTCATCTTCCAATCCATGTACACCGCCGTGATGGAGCGCACGAGAGAGATCGGCATTCTCAAATC encodes:
- a CDS encoding TonB-dependent receptor; its protein translation is MGGVRAVVLMLICLCTVSAVSQTATTSLRGVVKDSSGALVPGTSVTLLDNATNNTYRAVTNASGFYIFPVIAPAHYLITLTAGGFAPQNRTAELLVNQPATIDFTLSVKSDTITVDVSAATQTLNLTDASMGNSVGNTTIQALPMEGRNPVSLLSLQPGVLYLGQTASTADSRQGSVAGGRSDQGNITLDGLDDNDQINGTAFTGILRSTLDSTEEFRVTTSNGTAEAGRSSGAQINLVTKSGTNQYHGALYEYYRPTNTVANDFFNKYDQLATSPAQPNIPQKYVLNTFGGSIGGPIKKDKLFYFFNYEGQRQAIDAVVKDTVPTTTFMQGELSYPDLNGNVQTLTAAQVAKLDSACTGNTFNGAPVCPAGPGANAAILAYYANVPAVAPTSNPILGDGLNSGAYIFTSPAPSTLNTSILKIDYNPNGANHIFVRGNLQKDTTSAPENLPGQPAASYTDDNTKGISAGYTWIPTARIVNDLRYGYIRQGYQISGQGAGDYVTVVGFTQPTALTRNTILHVPVNNITDTLNWNKGSHTFAFGGNWRMITNQHGTDANSFDSAETNPAYANASTLPLPAGGINANFTNSWMYAYSGLMGVVPELTNFYNYQVTGPNSATAIPDGGFVNKSFRDNEFEYFLQDTWHARSNLTFTFGVRHTVLQTPYETNGQQVAPTIDTDAWYKERESAAQQGQIYEPLISFAPAGKANGKPGYWPKQKANFAPRIGVVFAPDPKTSIRASFGMYFDHYGEALVNSFDQEGSFGVSAFSSNQAGQLGFETAPRFTGPHNLPNIPLPALSPTQSFPFTPPADGFGIEWGLDNRLKTPYAEAFNVSIQHEFPKGFVFEEAYVGRLGRHLLQQVDMAEPVNYVDPQGGGDYFTAAAKLSAAVDAAPYGKFNGSTQKVANVAPIPYFENVFPYMKGLDYPGESATQSVFNNTWAPERYTNGETFSLALLENMVCSCFANGPAQSRFWSSQFSSLYAWDSIGTSSYNALQFTLRHPASHGLTIDASYTFSKSLDMGSETERASQEGNTDGSYTNFAIQNTWNPKLNKGPSDFDTRSLITGDWVYVLPVGRNRALLGSSKHIVDAFIGGWQWSGLARWTSGLPFTLNSPAFPTNYNDPGFAFKVGNVNTKKNFVAGIPHVFDAATTSAVTSGIYTGNGPVRLPYAGEAGQRNNFRGDGIFDIDSSLTKSWNMGSRLKLRFAAEVYNVTNSARFDVSGNGLTAHIANQAFGAYNSTVSTYRRMQFGLRLDF
- a CDS encoding TonB-dependent receptor, whose product is MLTRFKCCTVWVVMLLVLASVCHVARAQTVTGSIRGLVVDQSGAAVADAKIMARNVDTNVVTTTRTDRSGTYNLQVLPIGTYVVSATKPGFSVTADRPFTLEIDQIAKIDLKLQVGEVTTTVDVAADSGSVLQTQDSALGTTITANTLESLPLSGQNFSAATMFVAGAVNPTYDLVGGTNGTERDLTPTSIPSFNGNRQQTNNYVLDGVEINETLNNVIGYNPAPEALQEIRVITGNASAEYGNVNGGEVIMVTKGGTNKFHGSLYSFYENQDLTANLWSNNYNHTPKGFFHQNQFGATFGGPIYKDKLFFFVDYEGYRNSAGGSATATVPTARMRTGDFSEFLGSGNTGLLPANYVQFYDTHNGLTPATPYVNNQIPILNPVAKFLFAHPEIYPLPNHALSSPTSSPDSGNYIGSSKTVTVNNQGDTRIDYVLGTKDSINARFSMGDAWDATPKTVLPITFPGGNEYPFIGGVINEVHTFTSALQNEFRAGYTRVAWLQGAPIDSTGLFGTSGNATVGIPFADQPYSGFSLMNFSSSESNIGTKGAGTTYYDNTFDYGDNVVWLRGKHIIKVGAEILRYQQNNYYPSTNGVLGQFSYNGAFTKNATAAVVGGPKTTGYGYADFVLDDSSSQGVSGVSGRVGQRQYRLAFYAQDDWKILPNLTLNLGLRYGYDQPIYEVNNKEVNVNTDNPASCPNCLEFAGQNGNSRALYNPFYAGWMPRIGFAYQMNPGVVIRGGYGITDDLEGTGANLRLSQNAPFIFQFSNTGLTPTATSGGTPTPVENGFAQAPGNVQVSSTRYEAWSHRLRPALIQQFNLTTQFLLNSNTSAQIAYVGQLGQHLIVPENINQYTTPNVPSSSPYFNLVGAGGLVYLTQSEGYSNYNAMQTTIRHQQNNGLEYTFNYTWSKSMTNNPGFYGVTGVDGASVFPQNVYDPHGDYGVSGFDTRNAVNFTAVYQLPFGHGRQFGAHWNRVLDEAIGGWKLSGDAILYSGFPVTITSTNVSNTNNSTARANQYGPLIVRNRSLLHWFGTDPSAVPCTGAQVVNGVRQPCAYGPDLTNTFGTARVNTERAPGYRIIDMSLFKEFRTYKEQVILFRVDAFNAFNIVSYAEPAASVSSTTFGQITASLSPARQFQFSAKYRF
- a CDS encoding helix-turn-helix domain-containing protein encodes the protein MSFGRDLQLERENRGVSLEELAQGTKVPSRFLCALEADNFSGLPGGVFNKGIVSSYCRHLGIAEESWLARFAASTHTSSDERDWAVFAENVKRNRVQMGTGMRQRWWGVLLLLIVLVALAWVTWHYVIQPGVRPYGVFSSSMLRLLENPGSGLQGTGAC